A region from the Tigriopus californicus strain San Diego chromosome 9, Tcal_SD_v2.1, whole genome shotgun sequence genome encodes:
- the LOC131886879 gene encoding autophagy protein 12-like, with protein MASAEEQSSTIDAKVMVRLQPAGDAPIMQQRNYKVDGDKKIEWILAFVRKALKLDETEHLFLYVNQAFSPSPDQTVRHLYDCFGGEGKLVLNYAKTPMWG; from the exons ATGGCTTCTGCCGAGGAACAAAGTTCCACCATAGACGCCAAAG TCATGGTCCGGCTACAACCCGCGGGCGATGCCCCCATCATGCAACAGAGGAACTACAAAGTGGACGGGGACAAGAAGATCGAATGGATCTTGGCTTTTGTCCGGAAAGCCTTGAAATTGGACGAAACTGAGCATTTG ttCTTGTACGTGAACCAAGCATTTTCCCCGTCGCCAGATCAGACCGTGAGACACTTGTACGATTGCTTTGGTGGCGAGGGCAAGCTCGTGCTCAATTACGCCAAAACGCCCATGTGGGGATGA
- the LOC131886870 gene encoding ubiquitin thioesterase OTU1-like produces MAMTKFQIRVKTPGGPKVLSDLSAQSTIQDLLLASDIPVRSGSELSGVRLLHGFPPKSLSMDRLEQTLQSLSIRHGDSLIVEYQAVPGNDDPLLEYEGVLLRQVVPANNSCLFTSINFCLSGQLDLSKADFMREVISAAVSGDPNKYTSAILGKDNADYCRWIRDADSWGGAIEAQILAEYFGVVITVVDIQSDFQTHFGEAIGSSQRMVLIYDGIHYDPLYRDVGGGDKQTLFSLSDSKALKEATVLAAVAKTARQFTDVANFTLRCLVCQTRLKGQTDAQSHAKETGHTNFGEV; encoded by the coding sequence ATGGCCATGACCAAGTTTCAAATTCGGGTCAAGACCCCGGGAGGACCTAAGGTGTTGTCGGACCTCTCGGCACAGAGCACCATCCAGGATCTCCTGCTGGCCAGCGATATCCCGGTGCGGTCTGGGTCCGAACTGAGTGGCGTGCGACTCCTGCACGGGTTTCCGCccaaatctttgagcatggATCGCTTGGAGCAAACGCTCCAAAGCCTGTCCATCCGGCATGGGGACTCGCTCATCGTGGAGTATCAGGCCGTGCCCGGTAATGATGACCCTTTGTTAGAATATGAGGGCGTGTTACTGCGGCAAGTGGTGCCGGCCAATAACTCGTGTCTCTTTACTTCCATCAATTTCTGCCTGAGTGGTCAACTGGACTTGAGCAAAGCCGACTTCATGCGCGAGGTCATTTCCGCCGCCGTGTCCGGTGACCCCAATAAGTACACCAGCGCCATCTTGGGCAAGGACAATGCGGACTATTGTCGTTGGATCCGGGATGCGGATTCGTGGGGTGGTGCAATCGAAGCTCAAATATTGGCCGAGTACTTTGGCGTGGTCATCACCGTGGTCGATATTCAGTCGGATTTTCAGACCCATTTTGGGGAAGCCATTGGGTCCTCACAACGGATGGTTTTGATCTACGATGGGATTCACTACGATCCGTTGTATCGAGATGTGGGCGGTGGTGATAAGCAGACTTTATTCAGCCTGTCCGATTCGAAAGCCTTGAAAGAAGCCACGGTCTTGGCCGCCGTGGCCAAAACTGCTCGGCAATTCACGGATGTGGCCAATTTTACATTAAGATGTTTGGTATGCCAAACCCGCTTGAAAGGACAGACCGATGCTCAAAGTCATGCCAAGGAAACCGGACACACCAACTTTGGCGAAGTTTAG